In Quercus robur chromosome 10, dhQueRobu3.1, whole genome shotgun sequence, a genomic segment contains:
- the LOC126703052 gene encoding beta-1,2-xylosyltransferase XYXT1, with product MMYNDLLARSFSKHEKKKLGYGAFFGCLLIALSFCTVFKPYLGPLPALNLKQSMAAGFKMLMVRDTSGSYSKPLAPLTHLSETNTSSSQETVKAAKIVTDKMEPVTNKTEPVIKKMEPLCNVTERRGDICNINGDVRIQGNSSSVFLVSSEMSILAGNNNSWSIRPYARKGDRAAMSLTKEWSVKLSGRNEIPPCNKNHSVPAILFSQGGYTGNHFHDFTDVVIPLYLTSRQYNGEVQFLITDKRPWWIAKFEAILKNLSRYELIDIDKDEEVHCFPSVVVGLKRDVKELSIDPSKNSYSMSDFKEFLRSCYSLKNANAIKLRDGQRKKPQLLIISRKRTRSFTNIGEITKMASRLGYKVTVAEPTMNVAKFAELVNSCDVLMGVHGAGLANVVFLPKNAILIQVVPFGGFEWLARTYYGEPTKDMNVKYLEYKISTKESTLVQQYPPDHVVFKDPYSIQKQGWIAFKSVYLDKQNVKLDVNRFRTTLVKALELLHR from the exons ATGATGTACAATGATCTACTTGCTAGAAGCTTTAGTAAgcatgagaagaaaaaattgggATATGGAGCATTTTTTGGTTGCTTGCTTATTGCATTGAGCTTTTGCACTGTGTTTAAGCCTTATTTGGGTCCTCTACCAGCTT TGAACTTGAAGCAGTCTATGGCTGCTGGTTTCAAAATGCTGATGGTCAGAGATACAAGCGGCAGCTACTCGAAACCGTTGGCGCCACTGACTCACTTATCAGAAACAAATACAAGCAGCTCTCAGGAAACAGTTAAAG CTGCCAAAATCGTGACAGACAAGATGGAGCCTGTGACAAACAAAACGGAGCCTGTTATAAAGAAAATGGAGCCTTTGTGCAATGTTACCGAACGAAGAGGTGATATTTGCAATATCAACGGGGATGTTAGGATTCAAGGGAATTCCTCATCAGTTTTCCTTGTTTCATCGGAAATGAGCATCTTGGCAGGGAACAATAACTCATGGAGTATAAGACCTTATGCTAGAAAAGGTGACCGAGCAGCAATGAGTCTAACTAAGGAATGGTCAGTAAAATTATCTGGTCGCAATGAAATCCCTCCATGCAACAAAAATCACAGTGTTCCAGCCATCCTTTTTTCTCAAGGGGGATATACAGGAAATCATTTCCACGATTTTACGGACGTGGTTATTCCATTATATTTAACTTCTCGACAATATAATGGAGAAGTACAATTTCTCATTACAGACAAACGACCATGGTGGATTGCAAAGTTCGAAGCAATCCTAAAGAACTTGTCCAGATATGAGTTGATAGACATTGACAAAGATGAAGAGGTCCATTGCTTCCCAAGTGTGGTTGTTGGTCTAAAGCGAGATGTCAAAGAGCTGAGTATTGATCCTTCAAAAAACTCATACTCTATGAGTGACTTCAAAGAGTTTTTAAGAAGTTGCTATTCTCTAAAGAATGCCAATGCAATCAAACTCAGAGATGGTCAACGTAAAAAGCCACAGCTTCTGATCATTTCAAGAAAGAGAACACGGTCTTTTACAAACATAGGGGAAATAACTAAAATGGCAAGTAGGTTGGGCTACAAGGTAACTGTTGCAGAGCCTACCATGAACGTTGCAAAATTTGCAGAACTTGTGAATTCTTGTGATGTGTTAATGGGGGTTCATGGAGCTGGTTTGGCCAACGTTGTTTTCCTTCCCAAGAATGCAATATTAATCCAAGTTGTGCCCTTTGGGGGCTTTGAATGGCTGGCAAGAACTTACTATGGAGAGCCCACAAAGGATATGAATGTAAAGTACTTGGAATACAAGATAAGCACAAAAGAGAGCACTCTGGTACAACAATACCCTCCTGACCATGTGGTTTTTAAGGACCCTTATTCAATCCAGAAACAAGGATGGATAGCATTTAAGTCAGTGTACTTGGACAAACAAAATGTAAAGCTTGATGTGAATAGGTTTAGGACCACTTTGGTAAAAGCCCTTGAGCTTTTGCATCGGTAG